The following are encoded together in the Deinococcus soli (ex Cha et al. 2016) genome:
- the hemL gene encoding glutamate-1-semialdehyde 2,1-aminomutase, whose product MTTELQAAPTPAPTAHSEALFARARAVTPGGVNSPVRAFRSVGGTPRFIARADGAYLTDADGTRLLDYIGSWGPMILGHNHPAVRGAIADALQYGTSFGAPGEREVLLAELVTRLTGVDRVRFVSSGTEATMSALRLARGVTGRKFIVKFRGNYHGHADGLLVEAGSGLLTNADGALGAAAPSSAGVPEEYAGLTLVSEYNDPAALDALMAARGSEVAAVIFEPVVGNAGVLIPTPEFLAALHRVKTHGALLIADEVMTGFRLSLGGATGLLGLRPDLICWGKIIGGGLPVGAYGGRAEVMDFVSPQGPVYQAGTLSGNPLAMAAGLATLSALEADPDLYARLGAYTTALADGLRDAASAAGVPISINHIGSMLTAFHLDAPDGSVRTYTDAAASDTKAFARWFQGMLGRGVYWAPSQFESIFVSGVHGDAELNATLDAARAAYVDLGRELGA is encoded by the coding sequence ATGACCACCGAGTTGCAAGCTGCCCCTACGCCCGCGCCCACGGCGCATTCGGAGGCGCTGTTCGCGCGCGCGCGGGCCGTCACGCCGGGCGGGGTGAACAGTCCGGTGCGGGCCTTCCGCAGCGTGGGCGGCACGCCGCGCTTCATCGCCCGCGCGGACGGCGCGTACCTGACCGACGCGGACGGCACGCGCCTGCTGGATTACATCGGGTCGTGGGGGCCGATGATCCTGGGGCACAACCACCCGGCGGTGCGGGGGGCGATCGCGGACGCGCTCCAGTACGGCACGAGTTTCGGCGCGCCCGGCGAGCGCGAGGTGCTGCTGGCGGAGCTGGTGACGCGCCTGACGGGCGTGGACCGCGTGCGTTTCGTGAGCAGCGGCACCGAGGCGACCATGAGCGCGCTGCGGCTGGCGCGGGGCGTGACGGGCCGGAAGTTCATCGTGAAGTTCCGCGGGAACTACCACGGGCACGCAGACGGCCTGCTCGTGGAGGCCGGGAGTGGCCTGCTGACGAACGCGGACGGGGCGCTGGGCGCGGCCGCCCCGAGCAGCGCGGGCGTGCCCGAGGAGTACGCGGGCCTGACGCTGGTGAGCGAGTACAACGATCCGGCGGCGCTGGACGCCCTGATGGCCGCGCGCGGGTCGGAGGTGGCGGCGGTGATCTTCGAGCCGGTGGTGGGGAACGCCGGGGTGCTGATTCCCACGCCGGAGTTCCTGGCGGCGCTGCACCGCGTGAAGACCCACGGGGCGCTGCTGATCGCGGACGAGGTCATGACCGGCTTCCGCCTGTCGCTGGGCGGCGCGACGGGCCTGCTGGGTCTGCGTCCGGACCTGATCTGCTGGGGCAAGATCATCGGTGGTGGCCTGCCGGTGGGCGCTTACGGGGGCCGCGCCGAGGTGATGGATTTCGTGTCGCCGCAGGGCCCGGTGTATCAGGCGGGGACGCTCAGCGGGAACCCGCTGGCGATGGCGGCGGGCCTCGCGACCCTGAGTGCGCTGGAGGCCGACCCGGACCTGTACGCGCGGCTCGGGGCGTACACCACCGCTCTGGCCGACGGCCTGCGCGACGCGGCGTCAGCGGCGGGCGTGCCGATCAGCATCAACCACATCGGCAGCATGCTGACCGCCTTCCACCTGGACGCACCGGACGGCAGCGTGCGGACGTACACGGACGCCGCCGCCAGTGACACGAAGGCCTTCGCCCGCTGGTTCCAGGGCATGCTGGGCCGGGGCGTGTACTGGGCACCCAGCCAGTTCGAGAGCATCTTCGTGAGCGGCGTGCACGGCGACGCGGAACTGAACGCGACACTGGATGCCGCGCGCGCCGCTTACGTGGATCTCGGCCGGGAGTTGGGCGCGTGA
- a CDS encoding CoA-binding protein, which yields MTLVTQTAQVRQILTEHKVIAVVGFHHDAMKPAYYVPEYMHRQGYTIIPVNPALAARGESYFGQKAVATLAEITTPVDIVDVFRRSDKVREHLPDILAMPTPPKVVWLQLGIRDDVTARDLAARGIDVVQDRCLLADHRALL from the coding sequence GTGACCCTGGTCACCCAGACGGCGCAGGTGCGGCAGATCCTCACCGAGCACAAGGTGATCGCCGTGGTGGGCTTCCACCATGACGCGATGAAACCCGCGTACTACGTGCCGGAGTACATGCACCGCCAGGGCTACACGATCATCCCGGTGAATCCGGCGCTGGCGGCGCGCGGCGAGAGCTACTTCGGGCAGAAAGCCGTGGCGACTCTCGCGGAGATCACGACCCCGGTGGACATCGTGGACGTGTTCCGCCGCAGCGACAAGGTACGCGAGCACCTGCCGGACATCCTGGCCATGCCGACCCCGCCGAAGGTCGTGTGGTTGCAGCTCGGCATCCGCGACGACGTGACCGCCCGTGACCTCGCGGCGCGCGGGATCGACGTCGTGCAGGACCGTTGCCTGCTCGCCGATCACCGGGCGCTGCTCTAA
- a CDS encoding NAD(P)/FAD-dependent oxidoreductase: MPDVLMVGAGLGGLAAARDLGAAGQSVTLLDKARGVSGRAATRRVTLPDGREARLDHGARFFTARHDRTRALAEAGVREGWNAEWTRGIPRWEEGNVHGGGDGHPRYAPPQGLSTLGRTLARGLEVTTGVTVTSLERRPDGWRVHTRDGATWEAGTLLLNLPAPQLAPLLADLDLRGSDSEGTAERVATVEYAPCWAAGVVLERELEASWPALRADHPVLEWLAREHTKRPAGHPPALTLHATPDWSRANIDRTPDEVLPDLLRAAAEITGELSPALHTFAHRWRYAIPTRPAPGPCHWDPELRLGWCGDWFTPDEHGPRVENALLSGWTLARRVTGT; this comes from the coding sequence ATGCCGGACGTGCTGATGGTCGGTGCGGGCCTGGGTGGGCTGGCGGCGGCGCGTGACCTGGGCGCGGCGGGACAGAGCGTCACGCTGCTGGACAAGGCGCGGGGCGTGTCGGGCCGCGCCGCCACCCGCCGCGTGACCCTCCCCGACGGGCGGGAGGCGCGGCTGGATCACGGGGCGCGGTTCTTCACCGCCCGGCACGACCGCACCCGCGCGCTGGCCGAGGCGGGGGTGCGGGAAGGCTGGAACGCCGAGTGGACGCGCGGCATTCCCCGCTGGGAAGAAGGAAACGTCCATGGCGGTGGCGACGGGCACCCCCGCTACGCACCCCCGCAGGGCCTCAGCACCCTGGGCCGCACCCTCGCACGCGGTCTGGAGGTCACCACGGGCGTGACGGTCACCAGCCTGGAACGCCGCCCGGACGGCTGGCGTGTCCACACCCGTGACGGTGCCACCTGGGAGGCGGGGACGCTCCTCCTGAACCTGCCCGCGCCGCAGCTGGCCCCACTCCTGGCGGACCTCGACCTGCGCGGCAGCGACTCCGAGGGCACCGCCGAACGGGTCGCCACCGTCGAATACGCGCCGTGCTGGGCCGCGGGCGTCGTGCTGGAGCGCGAGCTGGAGGCCAGCTGGCCCGCCCTGCGCGCCGATCATCCCGTGCTGGAGTGGCTGGCCCGCGAGCACACCAAACGCCCCGCCGGGCACCCGCCCGCGCTGACGCTGCACGCCACACCCGACTGGAGCCGCGCGAACATCGACCGCACCCCGGACGAGGTGCTGCCCGACCTGCTACGCGCCGCCGCCGAGATCACGGGCGAACTCTCCCCCGCCCTGCACACCTTCGCGCACCGCTGGCGCTACGCCATCCCCACCCGCCCCGCGCCCGGTCCCTGCCACTGGGATCCGGAATTACGCCTCGGCTGGTGCGGCGACTGGTTCACCCCCGACGAGCACGGCCCCCGCGTGGAAAACGCACTCCTCAGCGGCTGGACCCTCGCCCGCCGCGTCACGGGAACGTGA
- the recJ gene encoding single-stranded-DNA-specific exonuclease RecJ — MQEWRVSPPLAQVLTGRHLTPALLDPPLTLTPNPALREAARRIVTAVKAKQRIRIHGDYDADGVSATATLVLGLRDLGANVHGFIPHRLNEGYGVHPDKVEEHAAACDLLVTVDCGVTNVEEVAALVARGVQVIVTDHHAPGDDFPDALVVHPRLTDGYDHDLHNLTGAGVAYHLLWAVHEELGLPEPRALSALATLGTVADVAPLIGENRALVRAGLDALKDTTLPGLRALLDSGRVKRPTARDVAFILAPRINAAGRLGEADVALDLLTTPSAHDASRLAEYLEIRNQERRKLQDDMFQHALTLADPGEPALVVTHPDWHAGVMGIVASKLVDAYHKPVFIVAQGKGSVRSTPGISAVEGLRYSHDLLKRYGGHSGAAGFAIDDANLGAFRDRIHAYARQFPTPAPRVRLDAPLPALAASLDLLQETHTFEPFGEGHALPLWHLREPLTETRLVGKKGNSLQFKVAGLRGIKFDETDDAAGERDLGAHLVSSEWRGQTRLEFHGQALRAPGTIDLDAPTPERPTPRLNPKAAMEHLRAGASAYAEGPVAAYLRDNVPGLTLVTTADAHPGGELILYALPPEDTLRGWLYATGTRPAASLAFAFGPKTLAELEGSLSRHHLSAPPANPLLNPGTLEAAADAYRRWQWAHHWRTLSDDGWTASVHAMLGEPVQEREAVSAD, encoded by the coding sequence ATGCAGGAGTGGCGAGTGTCGCCTCCACTGGCCCAGGTCCTCACCGGGCGGCACCTCACGCCCGCGCTGCTGGACCCGCCACTGACGCTGACGCCGAACCCGGCGCTGCGCGAGGCCGCCCGGCGGATCGTGACTGCCGTCAAGGCGAAGCAGCGCATCCGCATCCACGGGGACTACGACGCGGACGGCGTGAGCGCCACCGCCACCCTGGTCCTGGGCCTGCGGGACCTGGGTGCGAACGTGCACGGCTTCATCCCGCACCGACTGAACGAGGGGTACGGCGTTCACCCGGACAAGGTCGAGGAGCACGCGGCCGCCTGCGACCTGCTGGTCACCGTGGACTGCGGCGTGACGAACGTCGAGGAGGTCGCGGCCCTGGTCGCGCGGGGCGTGCAGGTCATCGTCACGGACCACCACGCGCCGGGCGACGACTTCCCGGACGCGCTGGTCGTCCACCCGCGCCTGACCGACGGCTACGACCACGACCTGCACAACCTGACCGGGGCGGGCGTCGCGTACCACCTCCTCTGGGCCGTTCATGAGGAACTTGGGCTGCCGGAACCGCGCGCCCTGAGCGCCCTGGCGACCCTGGGCACCGTCGCGGACGTCGCGCCTCTCATCGGGGAGAACCGCGCCCTGGTCCGCGCCGGACTGGACGCGCTGAAGGACACGACCCTGCCGGGCCTGCGCGCGCTGCTCGACTCGGGCCGCGTGAAGCGCCCCACCGCGCGGGACGTGGCGTTCATCCTCGCGCCGCGCATCAACGCCGCCGGACGCCTCGGCGAGGCCGACGTGGCGCTGGACCTGCTGACCACCCCCAGCGCGCACGACGCCAGCCGCCTCGCGGAATACCTGGAAATCCGCAACCAGGAACGCCGCAAACTCCAGGACGACATGTTCCAGCACGCTCTAACCCTCGCCGATCCAGGCGAACCCGCGCTGGTCGTCACGCACCCCGACTGGCACGCGGGCGTCATGGGCATTGTCGCCAGCAAACTCGTGGACGCGTACCACAAACCTGTGTTCATTGTCGCGCAGGGCAAGGGCTCGGTGCGGTCCACACCCGGCATCAGCGCCGTCGAGGGCCTGCGCTACAGCCACGACCTCCTGAAACGCTACGGCGGGCACTCCGGCGCCGCCGGATTCGCCATTGACGACGCGAACCTCGGCGCCTTCCGCGACCGCATCCACGCGTACGCCCGGCAGTTCCCCACCCCCGCCCCGCGGGTCCGCCTGGACGCGCCGCTGCCCGCGCTGGCCGCCAGCCTCGACCTGCTTCAGGAGACGCACACTTTCGAGCCCTTCGGCGAGGGGCACGCCCTGCCGCTGTGGCACCTGCGCGAACCCCTCACCGAGACCCGGCTGGTCGGCAAGAAAGGCAACAGCCTCCAGTTCAAGGTCGCGGGCCTGCGCGGCATCAAATTCGACGAGACCGATGACGCCGCCGGAGAACGCGACCTGGGCGCGCACCTCGTCAGCAGCGAATGGCGCGGCCAGACCCGACTGGAATTCCACGGGCAGGCCCTGCGCGCCCCCGGCACCATCGACCTCGACGCCCCCACCCCGGAACGGCCCACCCCGCGCCTGAACCCCAAAGCCGCCATGGAACACCTGCGCGCCGGAGCCAGCGCCTACGCCGAGGGTCCCGTCGCCGCGTACCTGCGCGACAACGTCCCAGGCCTCACCCTCGTCACCACTGCTGATGCACACCCCGGCGGGGAACTCATCCTGTACGCCCTGCCGCCCGAGGACACCCTGCGCGGCTGGCTGTACGCCACCGGGACGCGCCCCGCGGCCAGCCTCGCCTTCGCGTTCGGCCCCAAGACCCTCGCGGAACTCGAAGGCAGCCTCAGCCGCCACCACCTCAGCGCCCCACCCGCCAACCCCCTGCTGAACCCCGGCACCCTGGAGGCCGCCGCCGACGCCTACCGCCGCTGGCAGTGGGCGCACCACTGGCGCACCCTCAGCGACGACGGCTGGACCGCCAGCGTCCACGCCATGCTCGGCGAACCCGTGCAGGAACGAGAAGCGGTCAGCGCCGACTGA
- a CDS encoding S-layer homology domain-containing protein, whose product MRKSLIIASTLALSLGAASAQTTTTTAAPAQVTLSDVPAGHWAKDAVDKIVQCGLIQGFPDGTFRGNENLTRYQAALIFYRALQTGALSGCGFGATDMTTIANGMQEVSTELAAIASRVTDLEKLTADQQARIDALEAKINGMGSGTASTDVAALNARIDALEAAIRNIPAGPQGPAGPTGPQGPAGPAGPQGPAGASTSTTGTVTTPAPSTGTTVVIGEPTPTTAPARDIYAGVNVGAKMAGSGSECKDLSNRASNVNYCLNGGVVVGKNNVVGPVGARISADYQAGWNAVSVDANATYALNTGSRITPYVGAGLGLTSGQQRGNTAQNTSDVYVNAIAGVDFNVTDSIAVFAEYNGRYYTSNKGYATGLDSSASNGLSNGIKTGVKFYF is encoded by the coding sequence ATGCGCAAATCACTGATCATCGCGTCCACCCTGGCCCTCAGCCTCGGCGCAGCCAGCGCCCAGACCACCACCACGACCGCCGCCCCCGCCCAGGTCACCCTGAGCGACGTGCCCGCCGGTCACTGGGCCAAGGACGCCGTGGACAAGATCGTCCAGTGCGGTCTGATCCAGGGCTTCCCCGACGGCACCTTCCGCGGCAACGAGAACCTCACCCGCTACCAGGCTGCCCTCATCTTCTACCGCGCCCTGCAGACCGGCGCGCTGAGCGGCTGCGGCTTCGGCGCGACCGACATGACCACCATCGCCAACGGCATGCAGGAAGTCAGCACTGAGCTGGCCGCCATCGCCAGCCGCGTCACCGACCTCGAGAAGCTCACCGCCGACCAGCAGGCCCGCATCGACGCCCTCGAGGCAAAGATCAACGGCATGGGAAGCGGCACCGCCAGCACCGACGTCGCCGCGCTGAACGCCCGCATCGACGCGCTGGAAGCCGCCATCCGCAACATCCCCGCCGGCCCCCAGGGCCCCGCAGGCCCCACCGGCCCCCAGGGTCCTGCCGGCCCCGCTGGCCCCCAGGGCCCTGCCGGTGCCAGCACCAGCACCACGGGCACCGTCACCACCCCCGCTCCCAGCACCGGCACCACCGTCGTGATCGGTGAACCCACCCCCACCACCGCGCCCGCCCGCGACATTTACGCTGGTGTGAATGTCGGTGCGAAGATGGCCGGCAGTGGCTCCGAGTGCAAGGACCTGAGCAACAGGGCTAGCAACGTGAATTACTGCCTGAACGGCGGCGTTGTGGTCGGCAAGAATAACGTCGTTGGCCCGGTGGGTGCCCGCATCAGTGCGGACTACCAGGCTGGCTGGAACGCTGTGAGCGTGGACGCCAACGCTACCTACGCACTGAACACCGGCAGCCGCATCACGCCATACGTCGGTGCGGGTCTGGGTCTGACCAGCGGCCAGCAGCGCGGTAACACTGCCCAGAACACCAGCGACGTGTACGTGAATGCCATTGCGGGCGTTGACTTCAATGTGACTGACAGCATCGCCGTCTTCGCCGAGTACAACGGACGCTACTACACCAGCAACAAGGGTTACGCGACCGGACTTGACAGCAGCGCCAGCAATGGCCTGAGCAACGGCATCAAGACCGGCGTGAAGTTCTACTTCTAA
- a CDS encoding purine-nucleoside phosphorylase has protein sequence MSQIHVRAQPGDVAPYVLLPGDPNRARHIAETYLEGAREYTSHRQLLGFTGTYQGVRVSVQTTGMGCPSAAIVAEELARLGARTLIRVGTLGGATPSVAPGDLVIATAAVPNDGTTRQMLGGAPYAPAASFEVVEASVQAARASGAPHHVGLVMTEDAFYASTPEHARLWAGRGVLGFEMEASAIFLVAAQRGLRAACLTACSNDIGDPQLVPDDVLAAGVDRMVRVALDAIVTLAARD, from the coding sequence ATGAGTCAGATTCACGTTCGTGCCCAGCCCGGCGACGTTGCTCCTTATGTCCTGCTTCCCGGTGATCCCAACCGCGCGCGGCACATTGCCGAGACGTACCTGGAGGGCGCCCGCGAGTACACCAGTCACCGGCAGCTGCTGGGCTTCACGGGCACGTATCAGGGCGTGCGGGTCAGCGTGCAGACGACCGGGATGGGCTGCCCGAGCGCGGCGATCGTCGCGGAGGAACTCGCGCGGCTGGGCGCGCGGACGCTGATCCGCGTGGGCACGCTGGGCGGCGCGACCCCCAGCGTGGCGCCGGGTGATCTGGTGATCGCCACGGCGGCCGTGCCGAACGACGGCACCACCCGGCAGATGCTGGGCGGCGCGCCGTACGCACCTGCCGCGAGTTTCGAGGTCGTTGAGGCCAGCGTGCAGGCGGCCCGCGCCAGCGGCGCGCCGCACCACGTGGGGCTGGTCATGACCGAGGATGCCTTCTACGCCAGCACGCCCGAGCATGCGCGGCTGTGGGCGGGGCGGGGCGTGCTCGGCTTCGAGATGGAGGCCAGCGCCATCTTCCTGGTGGCGGCGCAGCGGGGTCTGCGCGCGGCGTGCCTGACGGCGTGCAGCAACGACATCGGCGATCCGCAACTGGTGCCGGATGACGTGCTGGCCGCCGGGGTGGACCGCATGGTGCGCGTGGCTCTGGACGCCATCGTGACGCTCGCCGCGCGCGACTGA
- a CDS encoding enoyl-CoA hydratase/isomerase family protein, whose amino-acid sequence MTQLDEFEFNNVQIDQHGPIAVLTINRPRALNALSADTLSEIAQAVNLIVEDAEVGALIITGAGDKAFVAGADISEFENLEGVYDGRELSLAGQDVMHQISSLPIPVIAAVNGFALGGGLELALACDVRVAATTARLGLPEVSLGLIPGFGGTQRLARLVGAGRALDLMLTARQVKADEALSMGLVNYVADDALTKAREVAELMLKNAPIALSLVKEAVRRGMDTTLEAGLEVEADLFGMTVATKDFREGVDAFMNKRRAEFQGE is encoded by the coding sequence ATGACCCAACTGGATGAATTCGAGTTCAACAACGTGCAGATTGACCAGCATGGCCCCATCGCGGTCCTGACCATCAACCGCCCCCGCGCGCTGAACGCCCTGAGTGCCGACACCCTCTCGGAGATCGCGCAGGCCGTGAACCTGATCGTGGAGGACGCCGAGGTGGGCGCGCTGATCATCACGGGCGCCGGGGACAAGGCGTTCGTGGCGGGCGCGGACATCAGCGAGTTCGAGAACCTCGAGGGTGTGTACGACGGCCGCGAGCTGTCCCTGGCCGGGCAGGACGTCATGCATCAGATCTCCTCGCTGCCCATTCCGGTGATTGCGGCTGTGAACGGCTTCGCGCTGGGCGGCGGGCTGGAACTGGCGCTGGCGTGCGACGTGCGCGTGGCCGCCACGACCGCCCGGCTGGGCCTGCCCGAGGTGTCTCTGGGCCTGATCCCGGGATTCGGTGGCACGCAGCGCCTCGCGCGGCTGGTCGGCGCGGGCCGCGCGCTGGACCTGATGCTCACGGCCCGTCAGGTGAAGGCCGACGAGGCGCTGAGCATGGGCCTCGTGAACTACGTCGCGGACGACGCCCTGACCAAGGCGCGCGAGGTGGCCGAACTGATGCTGAAGAACGCCCCGATCGCGCTGTCCCTCGTCAAGGAGGCGGTGCGCCGCGGGATGGACACCACCCTGGAGGCGGGCCTGGAGGTCGAGGCGGACCTGTTCGGCATGACGGTCGCCACGAAGGACTTCCGTGAGGGGGTGGACGCCTTCATGAACAAGCGCCGCGCGGAGTTCCAGGGTGAATGA
- a CDS encoding phosphohydrolase has product MGGGEQKFRLQVEGGKVSDVAGREDSDAPAAKTRVVEFTTPRSKLIEEANQAIRTDLRDYPRALAAYDALRGDPEALAHWDMANYITMRKLGYNDHGRVHAFITGAAGMAITELLLEGGVRTDIMESGVGDADDVFLTVILGTMLHDIGNQIHRVGHEAHGVALALPILDRIMTPLYPDPFKRVKVRSFILGAINCHDLNPAPLTMEGGIVAVADGTDITKGRGRKAFSLGSVDIHSISALAVDQVVIERGRDKPVLISVTMNNSGGIFQVEEILAPKVIRTPMRRFVDLRATTRPEGEEQILSRVRLDGDHFVMDLESGAQVEVEVMDTQKQVQQAVANNLGISSETR; this is encoded by the coding sequence ATGGGGGGAGGCGAGCAGAAGTTCCGCCTGCAGGTCGAGGGCGGCAAGGTCAGCGACGTTGCGGGCCGTGAGGACAGCGACGCGCCCGCTGCGAAGACCCGCGTGGTCGAGTTCACCACCCCCCGTTCGAAACTGATCGAGGAGGCCAATCAGGCGATCCGCACCGACCTGCGCGACTACCCGCGTGCGCTCGCCGCGTACGACGCGCTGCGGGGCGACCCGGAGGCCCTGGCGCACTGGGACATGGCGAACTACATCACCATGCGCAAGCTGGGCTACAACGACCACGGGCGCGTGCACGCGTTCATCACGGGCGCGGCGGGCATGGCGATCACGGAACTCCTGCTTGAAGGTGGCGTGCGCACCGACATCATGGAGAGTGGCGTCGGGGACGCGGACGACGTGTTCCTGACCGTCATCCTGGGCACGATGCTGCACGACATCGGCAACCAGATTCACCGGGTGGGGCACGAGGCGCACGGCGTGGCGCTGGCCCTGCCGATCCTTGACCGGATCATGACGCCGCTGTACCCCGACCCGTTCAAGCGCGTGAAGGTGCGCTCGTTCATCCTGGGTGCCATCAACTGCCACGACCTGAACCCCGCGCCGCTGACCATGGAAGGCGGCATCGTGGCCGTCGCGGACGGGACGGACATCACCAAGGGCCGGGGCCGCAAGGCGTTCAGCCTGGGCAGCGTGGACATCCACTCGATCAGTGCGCTGGCGGTGGATCAGGTGGTCATCGAACGCGGGCGGGACAAGCCGGTCCTGATCAGCGTGACCATGAACAACTCCGGCGGGATCTTCCAAGTGGAGGAGATCCTGGCGCCCAAGGTGATCCGCACGCCCATGCGCCGCTTCGTGGACCTGCGCGCCACCACCCGCCCCGAGGGCGAGGAGCAGATCCTCTCGCGCGTGCGGCTGGACGGCGACCACTTCGTGATGGACCTCGAGAGCGGCGCGCAGGTCGAGGTCGAGGTGATGGACACGCAGAAGCAGGTGCAGCAGGCCGTCGCGAATAACCTGGGCATCAGCAGCGAGACCCGCTGA
- the greA gene encoding transcription elongation factor GreA, with protein sequence MTKDRITMTQRGYDKLVETLHFLKTTKREEISENMGRAIEDGDLRESAAYDEARMQQSENEARISELERQLERALIIEEDATGGAGLGAKVRVRDAKGKEHHFELVGTYEVDVLKGKISDASPIGKALAGRRAGEKVTVQLPKGSAEFEILSVDYQ encoded by the coding sequence ATGACGAAGGATCGCATCACCATGACCCAGCGCGGGTACGACAAACTGGTCGAAACCCTGCACTTCCTGAAAACCACCAAACGCGAGGAGATCTCCGAGAACATGGGCCGCGCCATCGAGGACGGCGACCTGCGCGAGAGCGCCGCGTACGACGAGGCCCGCATGCAGCAGAGCGAGAACGAGGCCCGCATCTCCGAACTGGAGCGGCAGCTGGAACGCGCCCTGATCATCGAGGAGGACGCCACGGGCGGCGCCGGGCTGGGCGCGAAGGTCCGCGTGCGCGACGCCAAGGGCAAGGAGCACCACTTCGAACTGGTCGGCACGTACGAGGTGGACGTCCTGAAAGGCAAGATCAGCGACGCCAGCCCCATCGGCAAGGCCCTCGCCGGACGCCGCGCCGGAGAGAAGGTCACCGTGCAGCTCCCGAAGGGCAGCGCCGAGTTCGAGATCCTCAGCGTCGACTACCAGTAA
- the ychF gene encoding redox-regulated ATPase YchF, which produces MGLAIGIVGLPNVGKSTLFNAITRAGALAANYPFATIEPNVGRVTVPDERLAALSRVFTKGERVPPIIPTFVEFVDIAGLVKGASKGEGLGNQFLANIREVDAIAHVVRCFEDGNVIHVAGRVDPIDDIETINTELILADLGGLEKRLQNLQKKAKGNDKDAKEQADLAEQIIAVLAEGKPARAGTYDAPIPKEFGLITTKPVIYVANVGEDNLTEDNEYVQKVREYAAAEGAQVVKISAQIEGELAEMPEDEARAFLEELGVQESGLDQLVTVGYDTLGLITFITSGEKEVRAWTIRRGEKAPEAAGEIHSDLERGFIRAEVIEWDKMVEAGGWANAKSKGWVRTEGKEYVMKDGDIMNVLHNM; this is translated from the coding sequence ATGGGTCTTGCTATTGGTATCGTCGGTCTGCCCAACGTGGGCAAAAGCACGCTGTTCAACGCCATCACGCGCGCCGGGGCGCTCGCCGCGAACTACCCGTTCGCGACGATCGAGCCGAACGTGGGTCGCGTGACCGTCCCGGACGAGCGTCTCGCCGCGCTGAGCCGGGTGTTCACGAAGGGTGAGCGCGTCCCGCCGATCATCCCGACGTTCGTGGAGTTCGTGGACATTGCGGGCCTCGTGAAGGGTGCCAGCAAGGGCGAGGGCCTGGGGAACCAGTTCCTGGCGAACATCCGCGAGGTGGACGCCATCGCGCACGTCGTGCGCTGCTTCGAGGACGGGAACGTCATTCACGTCGCGGGCCGCGTGGACCCCATCGACGACATCGAGACGATCAACACCGAACTGATCCTCGCGGACCTGGGCGGCCTGGAAAAACGCCTCCAGAACCTCCAGAAGAAGGCCAAGGGGAACGACAAGGACGCAAAAGAGCAGGCGGATCTGGCCGAGCAGATCATCGCCGTGCTGGCCGAGGGCAAACCCGCCCGCGCCGGGACGTACGACGCGCCCATCCCCAAGGAGTTCGGGCTGATCACCACCAAACCCGTGATCTACGTCGCGAACGTCGGCGAGGACAACCTGACCGAGGACAACGAGTACGTGCAGAAGGTCCGCGAGTACGCCGCCGCCGAGGGCGCGCAGGTCGTGAAGATCAGCGCGCAGATCGAGGGTGAACTGGCCGAGATGCCCGAGGACGAGGCCCGCGCGTTCCTGGAGGAACTGGGCGTGCAGGAGAGCGGCCTGGACCAGCTGGTCACGGTCGGGTACGACACGCTGGGCCTGATCACGTTCATCACGAGCGGCGAGAAGGAAGTGCGCGCCTGGACGATCCGCCGCGGCGAGAAGGCCCCGGAGGCCGCCGGGGAGATCCACAGCGACCTGGAACGCGGCTTCATCCGCGCCGAGGTCATTGAGTGGGACAAGATGGTCGAGGCCGGCGGCTGGGCGAACGCCAAGAGCAAGGGCTGGGTGCGGACCGAAGGCAAGGAGTATGTCATGAAGGACGGCGACATCATGAACGTCCTGCACAACATGTGA